A stretch of Aspergillus nidulans FGSC A4 chromosome VI DNA encodes these proteins:
- a CDS encoding uncharacterized protein (transcript_id=CADANIAT00010381) — MPRVRVSSSQNCHEKEGRLLLAVQAIKKKEITSIREAARRFNVPESTLRTRLRGTTNRAESRANGHKLTEIEEEVLKQWILSLDLRGAAPTKAHVREMANILLAKRGSTPIQTVGQKWVYNYTQRHPELESRLSRQYDCQRAKQENPKVIQAWFNTVRATIEQYGILPDDIYNFDETGFAMGLCAHQKVITKSESCGRRPVLQPGNRDNGLRWLQKQFIPSTEHRTRGRYQLLVLDGHGSHLTPEFDQICTDHNIIPLCMPAHSSHLLQPLDIGCFAVLKRSYASLVDQKMRLGISHIDKLDFLAAYPQARISTFKLDTIRNSFRAAGLVPLNPEPVLSKLSIQARTPTPPGSRGSQASTFCPHTPANVDELLKQASLLRDFLKQRSKSPPSPSHNALNQLIKGCQIAMQKGILLEQENRALRAENAIQRRKRARTHRWIAHDNGLSVQEATELEEAHNASFQAIPGPCGPPAEGAQTPKARALPTCSTCHRIGHRRNACPNK; from the exons atgccccgagttcgcgttagttcaagccaaaattgccatgagaaggaaggtcggctcctactggctgtacaggctattaaaaaaaaggagattacatcaatacgcgaggcagcacgtcgcttcaatgtgcctgaatctacactacgtacgcgactacgcgggactacaaatcgcgccgaatctcgcgcaaatggccataaattgactgagattgaagaggaagtgcttaagcagtggattctctctttagatctacgcggagcagctcctacaaaagctcatgtacgagaaatggctaatattctgcttgcaaagcgtggttccaccccaatccagactgtcggccagaaatgggtatataattatactcaacgccacccggagcttgagtctcgcttgtcaaggcaatacgactgccagcgagcaaagcaagagaacccaaaggttattcaagcatggtttaacaccgtacgagccacaatcgaacaatacgggatcctaccggacgatatctacaactttgatgagactggctttgcaatgggcctttgtgcacatcagaaagtgattaccaagtcagaatcatgtggccgaagaccagttctacagccaggaaaccgtgataatgg ccttcgctggcttcagaagcaatttatcccgtcaacagagcatcgtacgcgcggaagatatcaacttctagttcttgatggccatggaagccatcttacaccagagtttgatcaaatctgtacagatcataatattataccactctgcatgccggcacattcctcccatcttctacaaccacttgatattggatgttttgcagttttgaagcgctcgtacgccagcttggttgatcagaaaatgcggcttggcatcagccatattgacaaacttgatttccttgcagcctatccacaagctcgaatcagcacatttaagctggatacaatcagaaacagttttcgagcagcaggactagtgccattgaatcctgaaccagtgctttcaaagcttagtattcaggctcgtacgcctacaccccctggaagccgtggcagccaggcaagcactttttgcccacatacaccagcaaatgttgatgagcttctaaagcaagcttctttactcagagattttctcaaacagcgctcaaaaagtccaccatcaccgtcccataatgccctaaaccagctaattaaaggctgtcaaattgcaatgcaaaagggcatactattggagcaagagaatagggcgctacgtgctgaaaatgctatacaaaggcgaaagcgagctcgtacgcatagatggatagctcatgataatggtctgtctgtacaagaggctacagagctcgaggaagctcataatgcgtcttttcaggcaatacctggtccatgcgggccaccagcagaaggtgcacaaacaccaaaggcacgggcattacctacatgtagtacctgccatagaattgggcatagaagaaatgcttgtccaaataaataa
- a CDS encoding 60S ribosomal protein uL10 (transcript_id=CADANIAT00010379), which produces MGGKSATKAAYFEKLKNLLDEYKTVFIVGVDNVSSQQMHEIRIALRGEGVVLMGKNTMVRRALKGFINDNPEYERLLPHVKGNVGFIFTNGDLKETKDKILSNRVAAPARAGAVAPADVWIPAGNTGMEPGKTSFFQALGVPTKIARGTIEITTDLKLVEEGNKVGPSEATLLNMLNISPFTYGMTIQQVYQDGQTFSAAVLDIEEEQLLKVFSSAINTITSISLAVNYPTLPSVIHSVVNSYKKVLAVAVETEYSWPEIEELKDRIANPEAYASAAPAAAAGGAAPAAAAEAAPAEEAEESDEDMGFGLFD; this is translated from the exons ATGGGGGGCAAGTCAGCTACCAAGGCCGCTTACttcgagaagctgaagaacctgCTCGATGAATACAAGACTGTGTTCATCGTCGGTGTCGACAATGTCAGCTCTCAGCAGATGCACGAGATCCGTATCGCCCTCCGTGGTGAGGGTGTTGTCCTGATGGGCAAGAACACCATG GTTCGTCGTGCTCTCAAGGGCTTCATCAACGACAACCCCGAGTACGAGCGTCTGCTCCCTCACGTCAAGG GCAACGTtggtttcatcttcaccaACGGCGACCTCAAGGAGACCAAGGACAAGATCCTCTCCAACCGTGTCGCTGCCCCTGCCCGTGCTGGTGCCGTTGCTCCCGCCGATGTCTGGATTCCTGCCGGTAACACTGGTATGGAACCCGGTAAGACCTCTTTCTTCCAGGCTCTCGGTGTTCCCACCAAGATCGCTCGTGGTACCATTGAAATTACCACCGATCTCAAGCTCGTTGAGGAGGGCAACAAGGTTGGTCCTTCCGAGGCCACCCTGCTCAACATGCTCAACATCTCCCCCTTCACCTACGGTATGACCATCCAGCAGGTCTACCAGGATGGCCAGACCTTCAGCGCTGCCGTTCTCGACATTGAGGAGGAGCAGCTCCTCAAGGTCTTCAGCAGTgccatcaacaccatcaccAGCATCTCCCTTGCTGTCAACTACCCCACCCTTCCCTCCGTTATCCACTCCGTTGTCAACAGCTACAAGAAGGTcttggctgttgctgttgagaCTGAGTACAGCTGGCCCGAGAttgaggagctcaaggaccGTATTGCCAACCCTGAGGCCTACGCTTCTGCTGCtcccgccgccgctgctggtggtgctgctcctgctgctgccgctgaggctgctcctgctgaggaggctgaggagtcCGATGAGGACATGGGCTTCGGTCTCTTCGACTAA
- a CDS encoding uroporphyrinogen decarboxylase HEM12 (transcript_id=CADANIAT00010380) yields the protein MTQFAPLKNDLLLRAAWGDKVHRPPIWVMRQAGRYLPEYHEAKGNRDFFECCRDPEIASTITIQPVDRYEGLIDAAIIFSDILVIPQAMGMTVEMVDKKGPHFPEPLRSPTDGQYEKVMARDVDVKAELDYVYKAITLTRTKLNGRVPLIGFCGAPWTLLCYMVEGGGSKMFIQTKTWIYKYPKESQALLQKIAEICVEYLALQVAAGAQLVQVFDSWAGELSPASFQDFSLPYLRHISANLPRRLKEMGLEPVPMTVFAKGAWYALEDLCESGYNVVGLDWLHDPAEAFKIANGRVTIQGNADPGVLYGGREAIKQAVETMVAGFKKGKQGWIANLGHGVTPFVNPDDLKFYFEEIHRLTAD from the exons ATGACACAATTCGCGCCATTGAAGAATGATTTACTGTTGAGAGCCGCTTGGG GCGACAAGGTGCACCGCCCGCCGATATGGGTGATGCGACAAG CCGGTCGCTACCTCCCTGAATACCATGAAGCCAAGGGCAACCGCGATTTCTTCGAATGCTGCCGCGACCCCGAAATTGCCTCAACGATCACCATCCAACCCGTCGACCGGTATGAGGGTCTCATTGATGCTGCAATCATCTTCTCGGACATTTTAGTCATCCCGCAAGCAATGGGCATGACGGTAGAGATGGTTGACAAGAAAGGCCCTCATTTCCCCGAGCCCCTCCGCTCCCCAACCGATGGTCAATACGAGAAGGTCATGGCGCGCGACGTCGATGTCAAGGCTGAATTAGATTACGTGTACAAGGCTATTACGCTTACGCGAACGAAGCTGAATGGACGGGTGCCGCTAATCGGATTCTGCGGTGCGCCCTGGACGCTGCTTTGCTACATGGTTGAGGGTGGCGGTAGTAAGATGTTTATCCAGACCAAGACATGGATCTATAAGTACCCGAAGGAGTCGcaggcgctgctgcagaagatcgCCGAGATCTGTGTTGAATACTTGGCGCTCCAGGTTGCTGCGGGTGCCCAGCTCGTTCAGGTGTTTGACTCATGGGCTGGGGAGCTGTCGCCGGCGTCCTTCCAGGACTTCTCACTCCCCTATCTGAGACACATCTCGGCGAACCTGCCGCGCCGGTTAAAAGAGATGGGACTTGAACCCGTGCCGATGACAGTATTCGCGAAGGGAGCGTGGTATGCTCTCGAGGACCTTTGCGAGTCCGGATACAATGTAGTCGGGCTAGACTGGCTACATGACCCGGCCGAGGCCTTCAAGATTGCCAACGGACGGGTTACAATCCAAGGCAACGCGGACCCTGGTGTTCTCTACGGAGGCCGCGAGGCTATCAAACAGGCTGTGGAGACTATGGTTGCTGGgttcaagaagggcaagCAAGGATGGATTGCCAACTTGGGTCACG GCGTCACTCCTTTTGTCAATCCGGATGACCTCAAATTCTACTTTGAGGAAATCCACCGTCTGACAGCGGACTAA
- a CDS encoding type I HSP40 co-chaperone YDJ1 (transcript_id=CADANIAT00010382), with protein MVKDTKFYDILGVDPSASEAQLRSAYKKGALKYHPDKNPNNPEAAETFKEMSKAYEVLSDPQKRNIYDQLGEEGLEGGGGAGGMGAEDLFAQFFGGGGGFGGMFGGGMRDQGPKKARTIHHVHKVNLEDIYRGKVSKLALQKSVICPTCDGRGGKEGAVKTCAGCNGSGMKTMMRQMGPMIQRFQTVCPDCNGEGENIRDKDRCRNCHGKKTVVERKVLHVHVDRGVKNGHKIEFRGEGDQLPGVMPGDVVFEIEQKPHPRFQRKDDDLFYHAEIDLLTALAGGTINIEHLDDRWLSVTIAPGEVITPGVIKVIKGQGMPSYRHHDHGNLYIQFDVKFPENHELRNLELLEQVLPPRQETNRPPADAMVEDFDLEEVDNSERSQARAHGAASMDEDDDDVPPGAERVQCASQ; from the exons ATGGTTAAAGATACGAAGTTTTACGACATCCTCGGG GTTGACCCGTCGGCCTCCGAGGCCCAGCTGAGAAGCGCTTACAAGAAGGGTGCCCTCAAGTACCACCCTG ACAAgaaccccaacaacccagaGGCCGCTGAAACATTCAAGGAAATGTCCAAGGCGTACGAAGTTCTCTCCGATCCTCAGAAGCGTAACATCTACGACCAACTTGGTGAAGAGGGTCTTGAAGGCGGTGGCGGTGCCGGTGGAATGGGCGCGGAGGATCTCTTCGCCCAgttcttcggcggcggcggtggtttCGGCGGCATGTTCGGCGGTGGTATGCGGGATCAGGGCCCCAAGAAGGCTCGCACCATTCACCACGTCCACAAGGTCAACCTGGAAGATATCTACCGCGGCAAAGTATCCAAGTTGGCTCTCCAGAAGTCCGTCATCTGTCCTACTTGCGACGGTCGTGGTGGTAAGGAGGGCGCTGTCAAGACATGTGCTGGCTGTAACGGTTCCGgtatgaagacgatgatgcgCCAGATGGGTCCCATGATTCAGCGCTTCCAGACTGTCTGTCCCGACTGCAatggtgaaggagagaataTCCGTGACAAGGACCGCTGCCGCAACTGCCATGGTAAGAAGACTGTTGTCGAGCGCAAGGTCCTTCACGTCCACGTTGATCGTGGTGTCAAGAATGGCCACAAGATCGAGTTCCGCGGTGAAGGTGACCAGCTTCCTGGCGTCATGCCTGGTGATGTTGTTTTCGAGATTGAGCAGAAGCCCCACCCCCGATTCCAGCGCAAGGATGACGACCTTTTCTACCATGCCGAAATTGACCTCCTTACTGCGCTTGCTGGCGGAACAATCAACATTGAGCACCTTGACGACCGGTGGTTGTCTGTAACAATCGCCCCTGGCGAGGTTATCACACCTG GTGTCATCAAGGTTATCAAGGGCCAGGGTATGCCGTCGTACCGCCACCACGATCACGGTAACCTCTACATCCAGTTCGACGTCAAGTTCCCCGAAAACCACGAACTTAGAAACCTCGAACTTTTGGAGCAGGTTCTGCCTCCCCGACAGGAGACAAACAGGCCTCCTGCGGACGCTATGGTGGAAGACTTTGAtttggaggaggttgatAACAGCGAGCGCTCACAAGCACGCGCTCACGGGGCGGCCAGcatggacgaggatgacgatgacgtTCCTCCTGGCGCTGAGCGGGTGCAATGCGCTTCTCAGTAA